One window of the Pseudochaenichthys georgianus chromosome 21, fPseGeo1.2, whole genome shotgun sequence genome contains the following:
- the LOC117466859 gene encoding coiled-coil domain-containing protein 89: MTTPQRNADNFVKLEGNTTEHMDGIQKSLERLRSFSVEDATETGLLRSRIDEQSGLICMLKQRADEVLLRCLALQKINTESEEQVAQHQKELDSERKKAELIEKRFMDLASNNQAIIAFMDEHKHQNVQLKLVNQQLQSENKTLFSKKLQDKEVFVQKLMQEIKQLTEKYEKRENEYSVELAGCKSKILEQTMQHENKEASQLNQLHDSQQQQRDAVEMCNDLQQKLQKAEEYALKESNMRESITSLTKEKDKLLYLSMERGKVIQEKQEEIKQLETKWKEEKKAWAKAEHRFEKEVEAVNADVKVKSLQCALDESIKSNWKQRKDFEAFKEHSTNLLMQERELNKKLRHMMG; this comes from the exons ATGACAACTCCACAAAGAAATGCAGACAACTTCGTGAAGTTGGAGGGCAACACGACGGAG CATATGGATGGTATTCAGAAGTCACTGGAGAGACTTCGAAGCTTTTCTGTGGAGGATGCCACAGAGACAGGGCTGCTGCGGTCCCGGATAGACGAACAGTCAGGTCTGATCTGCATGCTGAAACAGAGAGCAGATGAAGTGCTTCTTCGATGTCTAGCCCTGCAAAAAATCAATACGGAGTCAGAGGAACAAGTAGCACAACACCAGAAAGAACTTGACAGTGAAAGAAAGAAAGCTGAGCTCATAGAGAAAAGATTTATGGATTTAGCCTCAAACAATCAAGCAATAATTGCTTTCATGGACGAGCACAAACATCAAAATGTTCAGTTAAAGCTGGTAAACCAACAACTGCAGTCGGAAAACAAAACACTTTTCTCCAAAAAACTACAAGATAAAGAAGTGTTTGTTCAAAAACTGATGCAAGAAATCAAACAGCTGAcagaaaaatatgaaaaaagggaaaatgaataTAG TGTGGAATTAGCTGGATGCAAGTCTAAGATCCTGGAACAAACAATGCAGCATGAAAACAAGGAGGCATCCCAACTTAATCAATTACATGATTCTCAGCAACAACAAAGAGATGCTGTAGAAATGTGCAACG ACCTTCAGCAGAAGCTACAAAAAGCAGAAGAGTATGCTTTGAAGGAAAGCAACATGAGAGAAAGCATAACAAGCCTCACCAAAGAGAAAGACAAACTACTCTACTTGTCTATGGAAAGGGGGAAAGTAATTCAG GAGAAACAAGAGGAAATCAAGCAGCTGGAGACTAAATGGaaagaagagaaaaaagcctGGGCCAAAGCAGAGCACAG ATTTGAAAAGGAAGTCGAAGCTGTTAATGCAGATGTTAAAGTGAAGTCTCTCCAGTGTGCACTTGATGAATCCATAAAATCAAATTGGAAGCAGAGAAAG GATTTTGAAGCCTTCAAAGAACACAGCACCAACCTCCTTATGCAAGAAAGGGAGTTAAATAAGAAGCTTCGCCACATGATGGGATAA